GAGTAGAAATAGAAGGTCCTTGCAAACTTATTGGCACAGAGGTTTACTCTTATAAAGACCACAGAATAGCAATGGCATTAAGCATAGCGGGAGTTATTGCAGAAGGTGAAACTACAATAAAAGACGCAAACTGCGTTGATATATCATTCCCTGAGTTTTATAGCTTACTGGAGATGCTTCAGAAATGAAAAAAGTAGTTGCAATTGATGGACCTTCAGGTGCTGGCAAAAGCACTGTTTCAAAGGAAATAGCAAAAGCTTTGGGTTTTCAATATCTTGATACAGGTGCTTTATATAGGGCAGTGGCATACTATTTTTCTATAAAATTCAATTACATTGATGATTTTTCATTGCTAACTGAGCAAGAAATAGAAGAAGAGCTTAAAAATATAAAAATTCACTATAAAAATGGGAGAGTTTTTTTATCAGGAGAAGATGTCTCAGATTTTATCAGAGATCCTAAAATTGGAGAGATTACTTCTCAGCTTTCTACTCAAAAAGTTGTGAGAGATTTTCTGATGCCATTACAGAGAAGTTTTGCAGAAAAAGTAGATATTGTGGCTGAAGGCAGAGACATGACAACAGTTGTTTTCCCTGATGCATGGAAAAAGTTTTATCTTGATGCATCTCCTCAAGTAAGGGCTAAAAGAAGATTTGAACAATTGATACAATCTGGTAAAAAAATAAGTTTTGAAGAAGCACTAAGGGATGTAATAGAAAGAGATAAAAGAGATTGTTCACGGGAGAATGCTCCGTTAAGGCTCAGTAAAGATGCTTTTTATATTGATACATCAGAGCTTACACTTCAAGAAGTTATCTCAATAGTGTTAAAAAAAGTTGCAGAGGATGCTTGATATCATGTATTATCAAAAACAGTATGCAAAAAAATATTGTTCTGGCAGAAGGCGCAGGATTTTGTTTTGGGGTAAAAAGAGCAATTGACATAGCCTTTGATGTTGCTCAGAAACATAAAGATGGTGTTTTTACCTTAGGTCCTATAATTCACAATCCTCAAGTTGTAGAAAGGCTAAAAGATTTAGGCGTATATCCTGTAGATGAAATTTCTCAAAAAACTATAAAAACATTAATAATAAGAGCTCACGGAATTCCTAAAGAAAAATTTAATGAATTAAAACAGCTTGATTGTGAAATCATAGATGCTACCTGCCCATTTGTTAAAAAAGCTCAAAATCTTGCTGAAAAATTAGCTTCTGAAGGCTATCAGGTTTTAATTATTGGAGATAGAGAACATCCAGAAGTTAAAGGCATTTTTAGTTATGCAGGAGAAAAAGCGATTGTAATTAATCATGCAGACAATGAACTCAAAGAATCTAAAAAAATTCCGATTCTTAATAAAAAAATTGGTATAATTCAACAAACAACCCAACCAATGTCAAAAGTTAAAGAAATAATGAATAAAATAATAAATTCTCTTAATGAATTTGAAGAGATAAGAATTTTTAACACTCTATGTAATTTCACATCAAGAAGGCTGGAAGCAACAGAAAAAGTTGCAAAAGAAGTTGATGTCATGATTGTTGTAGGAGGTAAAAACAGTGCAAACACGACTCAGCTTGCTAATCTTTGCAGAAAAATAGGGGTAAAAACATATCATATAGAAGATGCTCAGGAAATTGACAAAAAGTGGGTTAACTCTGCTAAAAAAATTGGAGTCACAGCAGGAGCATCAACCCCTCAGTGGATAATTGATGAAGTTATTGATAAAATTAAAAAGTTTACAAATTAAGGAGGAACAGGACCATGCAGAATCAGCTTAGCGAAAAGCAAGAATTGGAAAGTCTCTATGAGGGATCACTTTCTCACATAGAAAGGGGAGAAATTATAAAAGGAAAAATAATGGGAGTAAGAAATGATGGAGTAATAGTAGATGTAGGATATAAATTTGAAGGAATTATTCCACTTAATGAGTTTTCAGAAGAAGAACTGAAAAATATAAAGGAAGCAGATGAAATAGAAGTTTTTATTGAAAAAATAGACGATGCACAGGGAATAATATCTTTATCAAGAGATAGAGCATTAAAAATAAAAGGCTGGGAAATTCTTATGGATGCTTATGAAAAAGCATTACCGGTTGAAGTAAAGATTACAGGGAAAACAAAAGGAGGTGTTCTAACATCCTTTTATGGTATAAACGGTTTTATACCTGCATCATTACTTGAGATTAGAAAACCTAAAAATCTTGATGAATATGTAGGAAAAACCTTTAAAGTAAAAATAGAAAAAATTGAACCCCCCAAGAATCTTTATGGACAGTGGAGAAATCTTAAAACTTCCTTAATTTTGTCAAGAAAAGCATATCTACAGGAAGAAAAAGAAAAAATGAAAAAAGAAATATCTGAAAAAATTAAAGAAGGGCTAAAAATAAAAGGTACTGTAAAAAATATAACCAACTATGGAGTTTTCGTTGATTTGGGTGGATTAGATGGTTTTCTCCATATTTCAGATATATCCTGGGGTAAAGTTAGACATCCTTCTCAGTTTTTTGAAATAGGCTCTGAATATGAATTTATAGTTTTAAAGGCTGATACTGAAAATGAAAGAATAACACTTGGATACAAGCAAAAGAAGGCTGATCCGTGGGAAAATATTGACAAAAAATATCATCCAGGCATGAAAGTAAGAGGTAAGGTAACAAGAGTTGAAGACTTTGGTCTTTTTGTTGAACTTGAAGAAGGAGTTGAAGGACTTGTTCACGTAAGCGAACTTGACTGGATAGCTCCAAAGCATCCTACATACTATGCAGAAGTAGATGAATGGATAAATGTAAAAGTTCTTGATATTGATAGGGAAAACAGAAAAATTTCTTTAAGTTTTAAGCAACTGAAACCAAAACCATGGGAAGTTGTTGCTAAAAAATACAAAGTGGGTGATAGAATTTCTGGAAAAGTCAAAACAATAACAGATTTTGGCATATTTGTTAGACTTCCAGAAGGAGTTGACGGACTTATTCATATTTCTGATATATCATGGACAAAACATATTGACCATCCTTCTCAAATTTTTAAAAAGGGACAAAAGGTTGATGCTGTTATTTTAAGTCTTGAACCTGAAAAAGAGAAACTTTCCTTAGGAATAAAACAACTTTCCGAAGATCCATGGATTAAAGAAATTCCAGAAAAATTCAAAATCGGTGAAATTTATAATGCCAAAGTTATTAAAAAGACAGAACATGGATTATTTGTTGATATTGAAGGCATCGTAGAAGGGCTGGTTTATAATTCGGAAATTGACAAAAATCGAACTGTAAAAGAAGGAGATGAAATAAAGGTAATTGTTGTAAAAGTGGACAAGGAAAAAAGAAAAATCGGACTCAGTATGAAAAAGATAGACGAAAATGAGGAATAAAAAACTTAAATTTTTCTTTATTATTATAGGAACGCTTATTTTAATAAGCTTTTTAATAACAATCATGGAAAGCAGCCTTACTGCAGGTAAGGTAGCTATTGTTAACATTAAGGGTATTATTGTTGATTCTAAACCATCAATAGATGAGATTAAACAGTATAGAAAAGACCCTTCAATAAAAGCTATTGTCTTAAGAGTGGATAGCCCAGGAGGCGCTGTTGTTCCATCACAGGAAATATACGAAGAAATAAAAAGAACAATTAAATCCAAACCAGTTGTTGTATCTATGGGTTCTATTGCAGCATCAGGAGGCTATTATATTTCTTGTCCAGCCACAAAAATTATTGCTAATCCGGGGACACTTACAGGCTCAATAGGCGTATTAATAGAAATACCCAATATTAAAGGATTACTTGATAAAATAGGAGTTAAGGCAGAGGTAATAAAAAGTGGTAAATACAAAGATATTACATCACCTTTCAAACCTTTACAGAATGAAGAAAAAGAAATTTTACAAAAATTAACAAATGATGTGCATGAACAATTCATTAAAGCTGTTGCAGAAGGGAGAAAAGTTCCTGTTGAAGATATTAAAAAAATAGCAGATGGAAGAGTATTCACAGGATTAAAAGCAAAAGAACTCGGACTTGTGGATGAGATAGGTGATCTTGATTATGCTATAAAGATAGCTGCTCAACTTGCTAAAATAAAAGGTGAGCCAGAGATAGTAACAAAGAAATCAACACTATTAATTGACTTTTTAAAAGGGAATACTGAGTCATTGGTAAAAAAGATTTTACCTTATATGCAGGTATATTATCTATATTCACCAACATCACAAAACTGATAAGGAGGATATGTATGAAAAAATCAGAATTAATTGAAAGGGTTTCTAAAAAAGTGGATATTTTAACAAAAAAACAAATTGAGACAATAATAGATATGATTTTTGATTGCATGATAGAAACTCTGTCAAGAGGGGAAAAGATTGAAATAAGAGGATTTGCTAATTTTAAAGTGAAACAAAGGCCCGAAAGAATTGCAAGGAATCCTAAAACAGGTGAACAGATTAAGGTCCCTACACAGAGAGCAATAAATTTTAAAATGAGCAAAGCTCTTAAGGAAGCTTTAAATAAGTGAAGTGCTTCTGCAGGTTCAAAATCTTAAGATTTTTTATAAAAATTCAATTATTATAGACAATATCAATTTTTGTATTGAAAAAGGCGAGATATTTTCTATTGTTGGAGAAAGTGGTAGTGGAAAAACTCTCACTGGCTTATCAATAATAAATCTTTTACCTGAACATTTCAGAATTAATGGTAGATTAATATTTAAAGATAAAGATATTCTAAATCTGAATACATCTGAAATTAGGAAACTGCGAGGAAGACATATTTCCTGTATATTTCAGGACCCAATGACTTCTCTGAATCCCGTCGTTAAAGTTGGCTCTCAAGTTGCAGAAATGTTTATTTATCACTACCAATTATCCAAAAAAGAAGCTCTGGAGAAAACAAAAGAGTTATTTCATAAACTTAAAATATTGCATACAATTAATAGTTATCCTCATCAGCTATCAGGTGGAATGAGACAGAGAGTAATGATAGCAATGGCTGTTGCATGTGAGCCAGAGCTTATCATAGCTGATGAACCTACAACTGCATTGGATGTAACTGTCCAAGAAGAAATCCTTGATCTTCTTTATTTACTCGTTAAACAAGAACACAGAGCATTGCTTTTGATAACTCATGACATTAACATACTTGGTGAATATGCAGACAAAGTTATGGTTCTATATGCAGGTAGAATTATGGAAATGGGTTCAACTGAAGAAATTTTTAAAAATCCTCTACATCCTTATACTAAAGCTCTTTTGAATTGTTTACCAAGAGAGGGTAAAAAGATAGAAGGCATTCCTGGAAATATCCCAGACCTTAAAAATTTACCAGAAGGATGCGTATTTTACCCGCGATGCAGTTACAAAAGAAATGAATGTATAGCTGAACCTCCATACCTTCATGAAGTAGCATCTGGACATTGGAGTAGATGTTGGTTAGATTGATTTTCTATTTCTGCCTTGACATAAAATCTTCAAGACAAAGTTTATGAATTTCTTCTGTAACAAATGTATGTCTAATCATTTTCCCTTCTACCATATAAATTACCATTTCTGCAATATTTGTTGCATGGTCTGATATTCTTTCAAGATATTTTGCGATAAACATTCTTTTAAGAGCAAGAGGAATAATATCTGGATTTTTTACCATGAGTCCGAATAATTCATTGTGATTATTCTCCAATAATTCATCAACTTGGTCATCTCTTTTAATAACCTCATAACATAAATCCACATCTTCCTTTACAAAGGCATTAATGGCATCCTCTACCATGCTTTCAGTTATCTCTGCCATTTTGGGAATATTCACAAAGGGCTTTAAAAAAGGCTCCTGTGCAAGTTCAATTGCTCTTTCTGCTATATTTACTGCAAAATCTCCCATACGCTCAAGGTCTGTGCATATTTTCATTGCAGTAGTTATAAATCTTAAATCTTTAGCCATTGGCTGTCTTAGTGCAATAAGTCTGATACATTCTTCATTTATTTCAACCTCAAGTCCATTAATTAGATTGTCTCTTGATATAACCTGCTTAGCAAGGTCTATATCTCTATCAATTAATGCCTTAACAGATTTTCTGATTCCCTCTTCAACAAGACATCCAAGAATAAGGATTTTTTCCTTTAATTTTCTTAATTCATTGTCTAAAATTCCCATCTCTACCTCCTTATCATCTTTTGCTATTATACCAATTTAGCCTTTTTATTGGATAGCATTGAATCTATAAATATTTCTATATTTAGTCATAAAAATATGAAATCATCGGAAGAGAAATAGAAGTTTATTTTTTAATCAATTGTTTTGTAACAAAAATTTAACATCATTGTAAATTCCCTGTAACATTAGAATTCTATACTATAAAAAATAAAAAAAATTTAATAAGGAGGGCTTCATGAAATGTTTAAAAAGTCTAACTTTAAGTAAGTTTTTTATTGTAATTGCAGTAATGTTTATTCTGTTAAGCTTCTCTATATCTTCTTTTGCTCAAATGCTCAATGGCGCAGGTGCATCTTTTCCCTATCCTCTTTATTCAAGTTGGGCTGCCGCTTATCATAAGGAAACAGGTATCCAAATTAATTATCAATCAATTGGTTCAGGTGGTGGAATAAGACAGATTACTGAAAGAACTGTTCATTTTGGTGCTTCAGACTTACCTCTTAAACCTGAAGAGCTTGAAAAAGCAGGACTTATTCAGTTCCCTGCTGCAATAGGTGGAGTTGTTCCTATAATCAATGTCCCTGAGATTAAAGGTAAAAAAATTACCTTAGATGGAATTACACTCGCAGAGATATTTCTCGGAGAAATTACAAAATGGAATGACCCTAAAATTAAAGCATTAAATCCAAAAATTAATTTACCCGATCAACCTATTACTGTGGTTCATAGGTCAGACGGCTCAGGAACCACTTCCATATTTACTCATTATTTAAGTAGCGTATCCAAAAAATGGGCTGACCAAATTGGTTATGGAACTTCTGTAAACTGGAAAACTGGTTTAGGAGGAAAAGGAAATGAAGGTGTTGCAAACTATGTTAAAAGAACTCCTTACTCAATTGGATATGTAGAATTTGCTTATGCTGTCCAGAACAGATTAGACACTGCAAAAATGAAAAATTCTGCTGGACAGATTGTTGAAGCCAATTTTGAAAGTTTTGCCAATGCAGCAGCTTCTGCTCATCTTGATGCAAAAAATCATTTCTATGCATGGATGACAAATGCACCAGGCAAAAAAGCTTGGCCTATCACAGGTGCAACTTATATTCTGCTTGCAAGAGAAAAAAATGATGTTAATAAATCCGTCATAAAATTCTTTGACTGGGCATTTAAAAATGGTGATAACACTGCAAAAAAACTTGATTATGTCCCACTGCCTCAAAATGTAAAAGACAAAATAAGAGCATACTGGGGACTTTATATCAAATAAAAAAGAGAAAGCCCGAAGCAAAATAATGCTTTGGGCTTTCTCTTTTATTTCAGGAAATCTCCTGTTTATTTAATTTTTACTTCTTTCAAAACTTGTTCATAGTTTTTTCATAAAGCAGGATAATACTTTGTAATTATTCTGGTAGTTCCTCCAAGTTCAAAAATGGTGGTATTGTTGCAATAGCATTAACAATCAACTCTGCAAGTCCCGAGTAGTTTATTTTAAATCTATCAAATAATCTGTAAGTGTGTATCATGTCTCTTATAGCGCCTTTACAATTTGAGCAAGTAGCAACTACAAGCTTAGGAATATTCTTATCTAAAACATCATCAAATGTTTCTAAAATCTGTTTTGTCTTTAATCTTATTGAAACCTTATTTTTCCACACAGGGAAATTCAATGATCTTATTATTGCAAATCCACTTCCGCCACCACAGCAGTAGTTATATGAACAGTTAGGATTCATCTCTCTGAATGTCCCGGGTGTAAGAGCCTTAATAATCTGCCTCTGCGGATTCATAATTCCCATAAGTCTCACAATATTACAAGAATCGTGCATTGTAACTGGAAAATTATTTCTCATAGGATCAAACTTTATTCTTCCACTTTTTACGATTTCCCACATAAGTGGTAAACAGGATTCTCTCTGAATATTCCATAAAGGAGAACTCGCAGGCAAAATTCTATCAAAAATGATAGTGTAAACCTTATGAGAATGTCCGCATTCTCCTATTACAAGTTTTTTTACCCCAAGGTCATAAGCAATCTGGAGATGTCTTAATCCAACTCTCGCAAGTTCCACATCATCATACCATGCTCCATAATTTACGCCATCGTAACCAAGAGTTTCGCTACTTAAAGTATAGTTTATCCCAGCTAAATCAAATAATATAGAAAATGCTGCAATATGGTCTGGCCAGGCAAGATATTCACCTCCATTGTGAAGCAAAAGAATATCAGCTCCTTTTTTATCAACAGGAATAGTAATCTTTTTGCCTATTTTCTCATGTATTTCCTCTTCAATAAATTTAATTATATCCCTAAATGCCGTTGGTCCCATCCCTGTTGATGAGCCTGTCTTAAGATGCAATCTTGTCCCCTTTTTATAAACTTCTACAGGTGCCATTCCAAGTTCTTGACTGAACAACTTCCTCAGTTCTCTTGCAATCAATCCATTGTCTATTCCAACAGGGCAGTAAAGAACGCATCTTCTGCACAGTGTGCAACGATAAGCAAGCTCTAAAAGTCTTCTTATTGCTGTGTAAGTAGCTTCAATATCAGCTCCTACAAAAGATTTTAATAGTTTTCCGCTGGGAGTGAAATATCTCTTATAAATTCTTCTTAGAATTTCAGAACGAAAATTTGGTCTATATATTTCTTTCTTCCCGCTTCCTATATAAACATGGCAAGCCTCAGCACAAGTATTGCATTTAACACAATATTTTAAAGATAGGGAAAAAGGTTTAAGAAATGTCCAGTTTGATTCAGGATTTAGAAGTTTTTCTATACCATTGAGAAATTTTTCTATTATCTTTGTTTTTTCTTCCTCAGAAGGCTCGGGAAAAGGAAATCCAGAAAATCCATCTAAGGAAAGATTATATTTTTCTCTCCATTCATCTGGTGGATTATTAAAATCATTCTCTTCATCTATATATGGAGCTAAAGAAATTAAGTTCTCTTTTTCTATTTTTACTAAAGACTCCTTTGTTTCCTTTGCAAACTCTCTTAATGATTCCATCTTAATCCTCCTATTTTTCATGAAGATTTGTATTTCTGGCATTTTCAAGCCATGTTTGTTCTGGCAGAATATGAGGACCAGCCCAGTTAACCTTATAATTTAGCTGTTGCAATATTTTCTTTTCTTCAGGAGAATCTTTCTTTTGATAATAATCATCCCATAAAATCTTATGGAATGTAAAAAATTTTACAGGACCGTGAAAAAATTTTGAAAAGGGTATATAAATAAGAAAAATTTCAAAGAGCAAAAAATGAATTAATGTAAAAGGATGGAATTCTGATATGGAAAGATTAAAACTTAATACACTTTCTACATACAATAAAGCCTCCAATGTAGAATTTTCTCTATAAATCATCAATAATCCACTGATAAAAATAACAAATAAAAAGATTAAATTAAAGTATTCAATTCCAGAGGTATAGAGTTTTAATTCTTTATTGTTAATTCTTTTTAGAATAAGTCCGACAGTCCCCACAATACCAAGAAAGCATGATAAATAAGGTAAAAAAATAATTTTTGACAGATTCATACTATTAGACACAAAGGCTATTAAAATCAGAATGTTCCACAAAAACAACAACCAGACACCCCAATGAAGAGCAATTGACCAAGTCCATATTCCATAAAGATTGAATTTTTTTACTCTATGAAGAAAAAATATTTCTTTAAAAGGTTCAATAAACTCACCAAATAAACCTTTTTCATGCTTCTTTTTTATCCAGTCAACTTCTTCCATATAGGAACCTTGACATCTTTCCCTTTTTGCAGATGGAAGAGGATATATCTCCCATCTGATATTTAATGGCATTCTTGAGATCTTAAAAAACTTCATACCAATACCTATTACCAATACAAATGGGGACAACAATGCTATCAAATTGAGCAATGTAGCCATATTTCCCTCCATATAAAATTTTTATATAATTTTATTAATTAAATAAATAATATAATAAACTTTTTTTAAAAATCAATATAATTTTTAAGCAATAGTATAAGCGGCATAAATAAAACCTT
The Thermodesulfovibrio yellowstonii DSM 11347 DNA segment above includes these coding regions:
- the ispH gene encoding 4-hydroxy-3-methylbut-2-enyl diphosphate reductase; its protein translation is MQKNIVLAEGAGFCFGVKRAIDIAFDVAQKHKDGVFTLGPIIHNPQVVERLKDLGVYPVDEISQKTIKTLIIRAHGIPKEKFNELKQLDCEIIDATCPFVKKAQNLAEKLASEGYQVLIIGDREHPEVKGIFSYAGEKAIVINHADNELKESKKIPILNKKIGIIQQTTQPMSKVKEIMNKIINSLNEFEEIRIFNTLCNFTSRRLEATEKVAKEVDVMIVVGGKNSANTTQLANLCRKIGVKTYHIEDAQEIDKKWVNSAKKIGVTAGASTPQWIIDEVIDKIKKFTN
- the pstS gene encoding phosphate ABC transporter substrate-binding protein PstS, yielding MKCLKSLTLSKFFIVIAVMFILLSFSISSFAQMLNGAGASFPYPLYSSWAAAYHKETGIQINYQSIGSGGGIRQITERTVHFGASDLPLKPEELEKAGLIQFPAAIGGVVPIINVPEIKGKKITLDGITLAEIFLGEITKWNDPKIKALNPKINLPDQPITVVHRSDGSGTTSIFTHYLSSVSKKWADQIGYGTSVNWKTGLGGKGNEGVANYVKRTPYSIGYVEFAYAVQNRLDTAKMKNSAGQIVEANFESFANAAASAHLDAKNHFYAWMTNAPGKKAWPITGATYILLAREKNDVNKSVIKFFDWAFKNGDNTAKKLDYVPLPQNVKDKIRAYWGLYIK
- a CDS encoding 30S ribosomal protein S1, coding for MQNQLSEKQELESLYEGSLSHIERGEIIKGKIMGVRNDGVIVDVGYKFEGIIPLNEFSEEELKNIKEADEIEVFIEKIDDAQGIISLSRDRALKIKGWEILMDAYEKALPVEVKITGKTKGGVLTSFYGINGFIPASLLEIRKPKNLDEYVGKTFKVKIEKIEPPKNLYGQWRNLKTSLILSRKAYLQEEKEKMKKEISEKIKEGLKIKGTVKNITNYGVFVDLGGLDGFLHISDISWGKVRHPSQFFEIGSEYEFIVLKADTENERITLGYKQKKADPWENIDKKYHPGMKVRGKVTRVEDFGLFVELEEGVEGLVHVSELDWIAPKHPTYYAEVDEWINVKVLDIDRENRKISLSFKQLKPKPWEVVAKKYKVGDRISGKVKTITDFGIFVRLPEGVDGLIHISDISWTKHIDHPSQIFKKGQKVDAVILSLEPEKEKLSLGIKQLSEDPWIKEIPEKFKIGEIYNAKVIKKTEHGLFVDIEGIVEGLVYNSEIDKNRTVKEGDEIKVIVVKVDKEKRKIGLSMKKIDENEE
- the cmk gene encoding (d)CMP kinase → MKKVVAIDGPSGAGKSTVSKEIAKALGFQYLDTGALYRAVAYYFSIKFNYIDDFSLLTEQEIEEELKNIKIHYKNGRVFLSGEDVSDFIRDPKIGEITSQLSTQKVVRDFLMPLQRSFAEKVDIVAEGRDMTTVVFPDAWKKFYLDASPQVRAKRRFEQLIQSGKKISFEEALRDVIERDKRDCSRENAPLRLSKDAFYIDTSELTLQEVISIVLKKVAEDA
- a CDS encoding HU family DNA-binding protein — its product is MKKSELIERVSKKVDILTKKQIETIIDMIFDCMIETLSRGEKIEIRGFANFKVKQRPERIARNPKTGEQIKVPTQRAINFKMSKALKEALNK
- the phoU gene encoding phosphate signaling complex protein PhoU; amino-acid sequence: MGILDNELRKLKEKILILGCLVEEGIRKSVKALIDRDIDLAKQVISRDNLINGLEVEINEECIRLIALRQPMAKDLRFITTAMKICTDLERMGDFAVNIAERAIELAQEPFLKPFVNIPKMAEITESMVEDAINAFVKEDVDLCYEVIKRDDQVDELLENNHNELFGLMVKNPDIIPLALKRMFIAKYLERISDHATNIAEMVIYMVEGKMIRHTFVTEEIHKLCLEDFMSRQK
- the sppA gene encoding signal peptide peptidase SppA, which produces MRNKKLKFFFIIIGTLILISFLITIMESSLTAGKVAIVNIKGIIVDSKPSIDEIKQYRKDPSIKAIVLRVDSPGGAVVPSQEIYEEIKRTIKSKPVVVSMGSIAASGGYYISCPATKIIANPGTLTGSIGVLIEIPNIKGLLDKIGVKAEVIKSGKYKDITSPFKPLQNEEKEILQKLTNDVHEQFIKAVAEGRKVPVEDIKKIADGRVFTGLKAKELGLVDEIGDLDYAIKIAAQLAKIKGEPEIVTKKSTLLIDFLKGNTESLVKKILPYMQVYYLYSPTSQN
- a CDS encoding ABC transporter ATP-binding protein — protein: MLLQVQNLKIFYKNSIIIDNINFCIEKGEIFSIVGESGSGKTLTGLSIINLLPEHFRINGRLIFKDKDILNLNTSEIRKLRGRHISCIFQDPMTSLNPVVKVGSQVAEMFIYHYQLSKKEALEKTKELFHKLKILHTINSYPHQLSGGMRQRVMIAMAVACEPELIIADEPTTALDVTVQEEILDLLYLLVKQEHRALLLITHDINILGEYADKVMVLYAGRIMEMGSTEEIFKNPLHPYTKALLNCLPREGKKIEGIPGNIPDLKNLPEGCVFYPRCSYKRNECIAEPPYLHEVASGHWSRCWLD
- a CDS encoding respiratory nitrate reductase subunit gamma, producing MKFFKISRMPLNIRWEIYPLPSAKRERCQGSYMEEVDWIKKKHEKGLFGEFIEPFKEIFFLHRVKKFNLYGIWTWSIALHWGVWLLFLWNILILIAFVSNSMNLSKIIFLPYLSCFLGIVGTVGLILKRINNKELKLYTSGIEYFNLIFLFVIFISGLLMIYRENSTLEALLYVESVLSFNLSISEFHPFTLIHFLLFEIFLIYIPFSKFFHGPVKFFTFHKILWDDYYQKKDSPEEKKILQQLNYKVNWAGPHILPEQTWLENARNTNLHEK
- a CDS encoding (Fe-S)-binding protein: MESLREFAKETKESLVKIEKENLISLAPYIDEENDFNNPPDEWREKYNLSLDGFSGFPFPEPSEEEKTKIIEKFLNGIEKLLNPESNWTFLKPFSLSLKYCVKCNTCAEACHVYIGSGKKEIYRPNFRSEILRRIYKRYFTPSGKLLKSFVGADIEATYTAIRRLLELAYRCTLCRRCVLYCPVGIDNGLIARELRKLFSQELGMAPVEVYKKGTRLHLKTGSSTGMGPTAFRDIIKFIEEEIHEKIGKKITIPVDKKGADILLLHNGGEYLAWPDHIAAFSILFDLAGINYTLSSETLGYDGVNYGAWYDDVELARVGLRHLQIAYDLGVKKLVIGECGHSHKVYTIIFDRILPASSPLWNIQRESCLPLMWEIVKSGRIKFDPMRNNFPVTMHDSCNIVRLMGIMNPQRQIIKALTPGTFREMNPNCSYNYCCGGGSGFAIIRSLNFPVWKNKVSIRLKTKQILETFDDVLDKNIPKLVVATCSNCKGAIRDMIHTYRLFDRFKINYSGLAELIVNAIATIPPFLNLEELPE